One part of the Pantanalinema sp. genome encodes these proteins:
- a CDS encoding LysM peptidoglycan-binding domain-containing protein: MNINVKWGDTLSGLAAKFGTTVQKLAKDNGIADPNRIFAGSDLKIDGDSAKTANGAGRFNAYRGEGAGGISPLPPGYQPPVSAEEIASKLGVPLENVQQYWPHIAKAMEDAGIHEPEAMVALLATVKVETGSFEPISEYASGQAYEGRSDLGNTEPGDGPRFKGRGFIQLTGRANYREYGEKLGIDLEHNPDLALDPSVSAKILVQYFQDRNIPEKAVAGNWEGVRRAVNGGLNGWNAFSDAVNDLSRLA, from the coding sequence ATGAACATCAACGTGAAGTGGGGCGATACCCTGAGCGGCCTGGCGGCGAAGTTCGGGACCACGGTCCAGAAGCTCGCCAAGGACAACGGCATCGCCGATCCGAACCGCATCTTCGCCGGGTCGGACCTCAAGATCGATGGTGACAGCGCCAAGACCGCGAACGGGGCCGGACGCTTCAACGCCTATCGCGGCGAGGGCGCGGGCGGGATCTCGCCGCTTCCGCCGGGCTACCAGCCGCCCGTCTCGGCCGAGGAGATCGCAAGCAAGCTCGGCGTGCCCCTGGAGAACGTCCAGCAGTACTGGCCGCACATCGCCAAGGCCATGGAGGACGCGGGGATCCACGAGCCTGAGGCCATGGTGGCGCTGCTCGCCACGGTCAAGGTCGAGACCGGCAGCTTCGAGCCCATCTCCGAGTACGCGAGCGGCCAGGCCTACGAAGGGCGCTCGGACCTGGGCAACACCGAGCCCGGGGACGGTCCTCGCTTCAAGGGGCGTGGCTTCATCCAGCTGACCGGGCGGGCCAATTATCGCGAGTACGGCGAGAAGCTGGGCATCGACCTCGAGCACAACCCGGACCTGGCCTTGGACCCGTCGGTTTCGGCCAAGATCCTGGTGCAGTACTTTCAGGACCGGAACATCCCGGAGAAGGCAGTGGCCGGGAACTGGGAAGGCGTGCGCCGGGCCGTGAATGGCGGCTTGAACGGCTGGAACGCCTTCAGCGACGCGGTCAACGACCTCTCGCGCCTCGCCTAG